A single region of the Octopus bimaculoides isolate UCB-OBI-ISO-001 chromosome 6, ASM119413v2, whole genome shotgun sequence genome encodes:
- the LOC106879821 gene encoding histone-lysine N-methyltransferase SETMAR-like, with protein sequence MLPFLDLSRAGLHPKKIMLSVWWDIKGVIHYELLDNNQTINANLYCEQLRRLKTVLSQKRASLVNRKSVIFHHDNARPHTTRLTKTLLEELGWEILLHPPYSPDLAPSDYHLFRGLQNHFDGLMLTTREEIENALDSYFGSKPTEFYK encoded by the coding sequence ATGCTGCCGTTCTTGGATCTGTCGAGAGCAGGACTTCACCCAAAGAAGATCATGTTGAGTGTATGGTGGGATATTAAAGGAGTAATCCATTATGAACTGTTGGACAACAATCAAACAATTAATGCTAATCTTTACTGTGAGCAACTTCGTCGTTTGAAAACAGTTCTGAGCCAAAAGCGAGCATCCTTGGTTAACAGAAAAAGTGTCATCTTCCATCACGATAATGCTCGTCCTCACACAACTCGACTGACCAAAACTCTCTTGGAAGAACTTGGTTGGGAAATACTGcttcatcctccatattctcctgaccttgctccttctgaTTACCATTTGTTCCGAGGACTACAGAACCATTTTGATGGACTTATGTTAACAACAAGAGAAGAGATTGAAAATGCGTTGGATTCATATTTTGGTTCTAAACCTACAGAGTTTTACAAGTGA